A single Tachypleus tridentatus isolate NWPU-2018 chromosome 9, ASM421037v1, whole genome shotgun sequence DNA region contains:
- the LOC143227397 gene encoding protein FAM200C-like: MSKKRKWNDEYVKFGFTCTTEKDGTQRPQCILCSTLFSNANLKPSKLDEHFKNKHGGRDAGNDIVTLRVKRARFDQVGTLPTYGFSPTEKPLLRASYEVAYQIAKSKKPHTIGEELIKPCALEMAKIVLGKEAEKKLQQVSLPNDVIHNRIIDMSVDILEQVVADIKANPVKISLQVDESTDSLKTTAQAIDVLNKIQEFFSRNELHLDKIGSICTDGAPAMLGNRSGFAALMRKEVPNLKITHCFLHRHSLAPRSQENSGYLCQGCKLYSQPSFESSIVSVTL; this comes from the exons ATGTCGAAGAAACGAAAGTGGAATGACGAATATGTCAAGTTTGGTTTCACCTGTACTACAGAGAAGGATGGGACACAACGTCCACAGTGTATCCTGTGCAGCACACTCTTCTCCAATGCGAACTTGAAGCCATCAAAGCTTGATgaacatttcaagaacaaacatggTGGCAGGGATGCAGGAAATGACATTGTGACATTAAGGGTCAAAAGAGctaggtttgatcaggttggcacATTGCCGACTTATGGATTTTCGCCAACAGAGAAACCTTTACTGCGTGCTTCTTATGAAGTTGCATACCAGATtgctaaatcaaagaaaccccaTACAATTGGTGAGGAACTGATCAAGCCATGTGCCCTTGAAATGGCAAAGATTGTTCTCGGCAAGGAAGCTGAGAAGAAACTCCAACAAGTGTCTTTGCCAAATGATGTAATCCATAACCGAATCATCGACATGAGTGTTGACATCCTGGAACAAGTTGTAGCTGACATCAAGGCTAATCCAGTTAAGATTAGCCTACaagtggatgaatcaacagat TCCTTAAAGACAACTGCACAAGCTATAGATGtgcttaacaaaatacaagaatttttctcaAGAAACGAACTTCACCTTGACAAAATTGGTTCAATATGTACAGATGGTGCACCAGCAATGCTGGGCAATCGTTCTGGGTTTGCTGCATTAATGAGGAAAGAAGTTCCTAATCTGAAAATCACTCACTGCTTTCTTCATCGTCACTCTCTTGCCCCCAGATCTCAAGAAAACTCTGGATATTTGTGTCAAGGTTGTAAACTTTATTCGCAGCCGAGCTTTGAATCATCGATTGTTTCAGTCACTTTGTGA
- the LOC143227398 gene encoding protein FAM200C-like: protein MGQEHTVLLYHTEVRWLSRGRVLFRVFELRGEIHQFLRERVQELAIYFKEPSFVQMLAYLADVFLALNELNLSLQGRGLNIVTASAKLAAFKEKLVLWIKRVKMGNLANFHCLEETVTENSTLHPDFVAKVVEHMQMLRTSVEGYFSCGELQTYDNWILNPFMQNLEDVSGIKEDLIDLRHNREIQMEFTNSQLEHFWASQLEAYPALAKKALEVLKYQERLIGLELR, encoded by the exons ATGGGTCAGGAACACACTGTTCTTTTGTACCACACTGAAGTGAGGTGGCTGTCACGTGGTCGTGTGCTGTTTCGTGTGTTTGAACTGAGAGGAGAAATTCATCAGTTTCTCCGTGAAAGGGTACAAGAACtggctatatatttcaaagaacctaGTTTTGTTCAGATGCTTGCCTATTTGGCTGATGTGTTTTTAGCTCTCAATGAACTCAATCTCTCTCTGCAAGGAAGGGGACTCAACATTGTGACTGCAAGCGCGAAATTGGCTgcattcaaagaaaaacttgtctTGTGGATAAAGCGTGTGAAGATGGGGAATTTGGCAAATTTCCACTGCCTGGAAGAGACAGTCACAGAAAATTCTACCCTGCatccagactttgttgcaaaagttgTTGAACATATGCAGATGCTGCGTACTTCAGTTGAGGGTTACTTCTCGTGTGGAGAGCTGCAAACCTATGACAACTGGATCCTGAATCCTTTCATGCAGAATTTGGAAGATGTCAGCGGCATCAAGGAAGATCTCATCGACCTTAGACACAATCGTGAAATCCAAATGGAGTTCACCAATAGTCAGCTGGAACACTTCTGGGCTTCTCAGCTGGAAGCATACCCTGCATTAGCGAAGAAAGCTCTTGAAGTGCTG AAATATCAAGAAAGGCTCATTGGTCTTGAGCTAAGATAA
- the RpL10Ab gene encoding ribosomal protein L10Ab produces the protein MSSKVNRDTIYECVSAVMENSKKKERKFVETVELQIALKNYDPQKDKRFSGTVKLKHIPKPKYSVCVLGDQQHCDEAKANGIPCMDSEALKKLNKNKKLVKKLAKKYDAFLASESLIKQIPRLLGPGLNKAGKFPTLLSHGESMVAKVDEVKATIKFQMKKVLCLAVAVGHVKMSDDELAQNINLAINFLVSLLKKNWQNIRSLHIKSTMGPPQRLY, from the exons ATGAG ctCTAAAGTGAATCGTGACACCATCTATGAATGTGTGAGTGCTGTTATGGAAAACTCCAAAAAGAAAGAACGAAAATTTGTAGAGACAGTGGAATTACAGATTGCACTGAAGAATTATGATCCTCAGAAAGATAAGCGATTTTCTGGCACTGTGAA ATTGAAGCACATTCCAAAACCTAAGTATTCAGTTTGTGTACTGGGAGACCAGCAACATTGTGATGAAGCTAAAGCTAATGGAATTCCTTGCATGGATTCTGAGGCTTTgaaaaaattgaacaaaaacaaaaaacttgttaaaaagtTAG ctaAGAAATATGATGCCTTTCTTGCATCCGAGTCTTTAATTAAGCAAATCCCACGACTTCTGGGTCCTGGTCTGAATAAAGCTGGAAAGTTTCCAACATTGCTCAGTCACGGTGAATCAATGGTGGCAAAGGTTGATGAAGTAAAAGCCACAATTAAATTCCAGATGAAAAag GTTTTGTGTTTGGCAGTAGCTGTTGGCCACGTCAAAATGTCTGATGATGAACTGGCTCAGAACATTAACCTTGCAATAAACTTCCTGGTTTCATTGCTGAAGAAGAATTGGCAGAATATTCGTTCCTTGCACATTAAGAGTACCATGGGCCCACCTCAACGCCTCTATTAG